A single Nostoc sp. PCC 7107 DNA region contains:
- a CDS encoding DUF928 domain-containing protein, with protein MKHRYLTTLSIIALIVSSTWASASAVTFTPPVKNSAPKEATGGASRGSIFTPSKSNSAPKQATGGASRGNLFTPKKDNSAPKQATGGASRGNLFTPKKDNSAPQQASGGASRGNLFTPKKDNSAPQQASGGASRLGSYYLNPSTVAAAGPAALIALLPESFYGTTISGHPTILVYLPASNAEEAVFSLKDETGNTQYQMTIPVAGKTGVIAVKLPTDAPALAVGKNYQWFLALKVDRTLSPSTPYVDGWIERIQPTAELTTAMQQEDALKRATALGKNGVWYDCVATMAVLQTTQPENVTLIKQWQELLSSVSLKDVAKVPLVASTN; from the coding sequence ATGAAACATCGATATCTAACTACATTGAGCATCATTGCTCTGATTGTTAGCAGTACATGGGCTAGTGCATCTGCTGTAACATTTACCCCGCCTGTAAAAAATTCTGCGCCAAAAGAAGCCACTGGAGGAGCTTCTCGCGGCAGTATCTTTACCCCAAGTAAAAGTAACAGTGCGCCTAAGCAAGCCACTGGAGGCGCGTCTCGTGGTAATCTTTTTACTCCCAAAAAAGATAACAGTGCGCCTAAGCAAGCCACTGGAGGGGCTTCTCGTGGTAATCTTTTCACTCCCAAAAAAGATAACAGCGCTCCTCAACAGGCTTCTGGAGGTGCTTCTCGTGGTAATCTTTTTACTCCCAAAAAAGATAACAGCGCTCCTCAACAGGCCTCTGGAGGTGCTTCTCGTCTTGGTAGTTACTACTTGAATCCTTCGACTGTAGCAGCAGCTGGGCCGGCAGCGCTTATCGCCCTTCTACCAGAAAGCTTCTATGGCACAACGATTTCTGGACATCCCACAATTTTAGTCTACCTTCCTGCTTCTAATGCAGAAGAAGCTGTGTTTAGCCTCAAAGATGAAACTGGTAATACACAGTATCAAATGACTATTCCGGTTGCAGGGAAAACTGGAGTAATAGCAGTCAAATTACCAACAGATGCGCCTGCTTTAGCTGTGGGTAAAAACTATCAATGGTTCTTGGCGCTGAAAGTGGATAGAACACTTAGCCCAAGTACACCTTACGTTGATGGTTGGATTGAGCGTATCCAGCCTACTGCTGAACTGACAACAGCCATGCAGCAAGAAGATGCTCTGAAGCGGGCAACCGCTTTGGGTAAAAATGGTGTGTGGTATGACTGTGTAGCCACAATGGCTGTACTGCAAACTACTCAACCTGAAAATGTCACCCTGATTAAGCAATGGCAGGAACTTCTCTCCTCCGTTAGCTTAAAGGATGTTGCAAAAGTTCCCTTAGTCGCATCTACTAATTAG
- a CDS encoding S-layer family protein: MKVTFIGFGFLSAICISAMYNSSVHAQVIPDNTLNTAVSGNSNYTITNGNRVGNNLFHSFSQFSIPTGGSASFDNAIDIQNIFSRVTGGSVSNIDGLIKANGSANLFLLNPSGIIFGANAQLNIGGSFIGTTAQSIKFSDGTEFSAINPQANPLLSINVPIGLQMGNNPAPIAVEGTGHSLSNPGGLPLVTQNPSATELRVQPGKTLALVGGNLNLNGATLTAKQGQIELGSVSGAGLVSLIPTAQGYTLGYENGQNFDDIQLQERSLLDISGVNAGSVQIQGRQIQFTDGSLVQARNFGNLPGGDIRLQATEAIDLIGTTSDSTIRSGVRTEAVGIASGGNISVITPRLTLQQGAGLNSNSVGVAPSGNINVDATTIELSGFSPINPNSVSTLSTSVYGSGNAGDISVNANSLLVSNGAALISATFGSGSSGKVAIRTNHTTVMGQSPGGTYSNISSTTFATGNAKTLTLDTAKLQILDGGAVAATTFFAGNGGNISINATESIQISGRSRNNNSSINSSTTRLIPQLRQRFGLPDILTANAGNVSITTPNLTVTHGGTVSVTSQGSGNGGSLNITANTIRLDRQGSIQAQTESGNGGNINLQVGKLLLLRDKSAIAATAGGNGNGGNITINSPIIFGWENSDIIANAFQGKGGNINIQAQSILGLEFRQQLTPESDITASSQFGLSGTVQVNTVGVDPNSGLVELPANVTDSSQKIAAGCADTSGSSFVATGRGGVPQNPTQEIRSDRTWSDIRDISAFHKAQPTQAQIPKSPETFVQATGWRRNTQGKIELIAAQSAQVKTFITCAAQIK, encoded by the coding sequence ATGAAAGTAACTTTTATTGGGTTTGGCTTTCTTAGTGCAATCTGCATATCTGCAATGTACAACAGTAGTGTTCACGCGCAAGTAATACCTGACAACACTCTCAACACTGCTGTTAGTGGTAACAGTAATTACACCATCACCAACGGTAATCGTGTTGGCAATAATTTATTTCATAGCTTTAGCCAATTCTCTATTCCTACAGGCGGATCGGCATCATTTGATAATGCTATAGATATTCAAAATATTTTTAGTCGAGTGACTGGCGGTAGTGTTTCCAACATTGATGGTTTAATTAAAGCCAATGGCAGCGCTAATTTATTTTTGCTTAATCCCAGTGGGATAATTTTCGGTGCAAATGCCCAACTTAATATTGGCGGCTCCTTTATTGGGACAACTGCCCAGAGCATTAAATTTAGTGATGGTACTGAATTTAGCGCTATTAATCCCCAAGCTAACCCGTTATTAAGTATTAATGTTCCTATTGGTTTGCAAATGGGCAACAATCCTGCACCGATAGCTGTTGAAGGCACAGGACACTCCTTGAGTAATCCTGGTGGACTGCCTCTTGTCACTCAAAATCCCAGTGCGACAGAATTGCGGGTACAGCCGGGAAAAACCCTAGCTTTGGTGGGTGGCAATCTGAATCTGAATGGGGCAACTTTAACCGCCAAGCAAGGGCAAATAGAATTAGGCAGTGTGAGTGGTGCAGGGTTGGTTAGTTTGATCCCAACTGCACAAGGCTATACTTTGGGATATGAAAATGGGCAAAATTTTGATGATATTCAGCTTCAAGAGCGATCGCTATTAGATATAAGCGGGGTGAATGCAGGTTCAGTTCAAATTCAAGGTAGGCAAATTCAATTCACCGATGGCTCTCTGGTGCAGGCGCGAAATTTCGGCAATCTCCCCGGCGGCGACATTCGCCTTCAAGCTACAGAGGCGATTGATTTGATTGGTACAACATCTGATAGCACAATTCGGAGTGGGGTACGTACTGAAGCTGTAGGTATTGCATCTGGTGGGAACATCAGTGTAATTACTCCCCGTCTGACCCTCCAGCAGGGAGCGGGGTTGAATAGCAATTCAGTTGGAGTGGCTCCCAGTGGCAATATCAACGTTGATGCCACAACAATTGAACTGTCTGGCTTTTCACCAATCAATCCAAATAGCGTTAGTACCCTTTCTACTTCTGTTTATGGTTCTGGAAACGCTGGCGATATCTCCGTCAATGCCAATAGTTTACTGGTGTCAAATGGTGCCGCACTGATTTCAGCTACATTTGGTAGTGGCTCCAGTGGTAAAGTAGCAATTCGCACTAATCACACCACTGTGATGGGACAAAGCCCCGGCGGGACATATAGCAACATTAGCTCAACTACATTTGCAACCGGAAACGCCAAAACTTTGACCCTAGATACCGCCAAATTGCAAATTCTGGATGGGGGAGCAGTTGCGGCAACCACATTTTTTGCAGGTAATGGGGGAAATATAAGCATTAACGCCACGGAATCGATCCAAATCAGTGGTCGCAGTCGGAACAATAACAGCAGTATCAACTCATCTACCACTCGACTAATTCCACAACTGCGGCAGAGATTTGGTCTGCCAGATATACTCACGGCAAATGCTGGTAATGTGAGTATTACCACGCCAAACCTGACGGTGACACATGGCGGAACAGTCAGTGTCACTAGTCAAGGTAGTGGCAATGGTGGCAGTCTCAACATCACAGCCAATACCATCCGATTAGACCGTCAAGGCAGTATTCAGGCACAAACAGAATCAGGTAATGGAGGTAATATCAACTTACAAGTTGGGAAGTTATTGCTTCTGCGCGACAAAAGCGCGATCGCTGCAACAGCAGGCGGTAATGGTAATGGAGGTAATATTACCATTAATTCACCAATCATTTTTGGTTGGGAAAACAGTGATATCATTGCCAATGCCTTTCAAGGCAAAGGTGGCAATATTAACATTCAGGCTCAGAGTATTTTAGGATTAGAATTTCGTCAGCAACTGACACCAGAAAGTGATATTACCGCTAGTTCTCAATTTGGGCTAAGTGGTACGGTTCAAGTTAATACAGTTGGTGTTGACCCCAATTCCGGTTTAGTCGAACTGCCAGCAAATGTTACCGATTCATCCCAAAAAATCGCTGCTGGTTGTGCAGATACAAGTGGTAGTAGTTTTGTCGCCACAGGAAGGGGTGGTGTACCCCAAAATCCCACACAGGAAATTAGGAGCGATCGCACTTGGTCTGATATCCGTGATATATCTGCATTCCATAAAGCACAACCAACACAAGCCCAAATACCAAAATCTCCAGAAACATTTGTTCAAGCAACTGGTTGGCGACGTAACACCCAAGGCAAAATTGAGTTAATTGCTGCTCAATCAGCCCAGGTAAAAACATTTATAACCTGTGCTGCACAGATAAAATAA
- a CDS encoding CHAT domain-containing protein gives MNFLIKKGRWLYLSLSLLSLCLAVTITPAQASLQVAINSPPSLNINVSATESTNWLEQGRQLYHSGNFTEAVNAWHKAVQNYHSQGDRTKEALSLSYLSLAQQELNQWEAAQESIEQSVKILQTAQPSIDAIIWAQILNTQANLQLRTGKAETALDIWRQAQKYYEQAGDKIGSLGSQINQAQALQSLGFYRRSKQQLEALGQKLAAMPDSEIKVSGLRSLGLALHAIGDPNSQSVLEKSLATAQQIAAKTQLSSILASLGKVATDLQDPEAALNYFEDAETAATNPNEALQARLARFKLLVDHHKLEYAIPLAPQLRQQLSELPPSHSSLGAAINFVATLNRLENPERILSSKESAQLMADTVKSAQKIQDSSAQSYALHEWAQLYSRQKQWSQAQELAEKSLNIARQIQADDLIAQSAWQVGKLYKQQGNHPQAITAYTEAVKSLKALRGDMVAVNPDVQFSFRESVEPVYRELVSLLLDEQPTQPALTQARELIESLQVAELDNFFREACLDKAQQIDQVDPTATVVYPIILSDRLGVIFSQAGKPLRYYATPKSQAEIDQTLENFLVALNPVSDSTVREQLSRQIYDWLIRPAEADQAFKDTKTLVFVLDGRLRNIPMAALYDGKQYLIEKYAVALSPGLQLMAARSLQQNHIDAIVGGISESRAGFSALPAVESEVRQIAQKVPSSALLNQQFTSQALADQVKSNKANVVHLATHGQFSSRLEDTFLLTWDGQVNVKELSELLKNRSGNSSKAIELLVLSACDTASGDDRAALGLAGLAVKSGARSTIATLWPVKDKAAQMLMTRFYDQLRQPKITKAEALRQAQINLIRQTDFRDPFFWSAFVLVGNWL, from the coding sequence ATGAATTTCCTCATTAAAAAAGGTCGTTGGCTATATCTCAGTCTGAGTCTTTTGAGTTTATGTTTGGCAGTGACTATTACACCTGCTCAAGCATCTCTACAAGTAGCAATAAATTCTCCTCCTAGCCTGAATATCAATGTATCCGCTACGGAGTCTACAAATTGGCTAGAACAGGGACGGCAGCTTTACCATTCAGGCAACTTTACAGAAGCGGTGAACGCGTGGCATAAGGCAGTACAAAATTACCATAGCCAAGGCGATCGCACAAAGGAAGCTTTAAGTTTGAGTTACCTATCATTGGCACAACAAGAACTCAACCAATGGGAAGCCGCCCAAGAATCTATCGAACAAAGTGTAAAAATTTTGCAAACTGCTCAACCCTCTATAGATGCCATTATCTGGGCGCAAATACTGAATACTCAAGCAAATTTACAACTACGTACTGGCAAGGCGGAAACTGCCCTAGATATTTGGCGACAAGCTCAAAAATATTATGAGCAAGCAGGGGATAAAATTGGCAGCTTAGGCAGTCAAATCAACCAAGCACAAGCCTTACAAAGTTTGGGATTTTACCGTCGTTCAAAACAGCAATTGGAAGCATTAGGGCAAAAGTTGGCAGCAATGCCAGATTCCGAAATCAAAGTGAGTGGGTTGCGATCGCTGGGTTTAGCTTTGCACGCCATCGGCGATCCCAACAGTCAGTCAGTATTAGAAAAAAGTTTAGCCACAGCCCAGCAAATTGCTGCTAAAACTCAGTTAAGTTCTATTCTTGCCAGTCTGGGGAAAGTTGCTACTGATTTGCAAGACCCAGAAGCCGCCCTAAATTACTTTGAAGATGCTGAAACCGCAGCGACAAATCCTAATGAAGCTTTACAAGCGCGTTTAGCTCGGTTCAAATTATTAGTGGATCATCACAAACTGGAATATGCAATTCCACTGGCACCACAATTACGACAACAGTTGTCAGAACTACCGCCCAGTCATAGTTCTCTTGGTGCAGCAATTAATTTTGTCGCCACATTGAATCGTTTAGAAAACCCAGAGCGAATTTTATCAAGCAAAGAGTCAGCGCAATTGATGGCAGACACTGTTAAATCTGCCCAAAAAATTCAGGATAGTAGCGCTCAATCCTATGCACTGCATGAGTGGGCGCAACTCTATAGTCGCCAAAAACAGTGGTCTCAGGCGCAGGAATTAGCCGAGAAATCTTTGAATATTGCCCGCCAAATCCAAGCGGATGATCTGATTGCTCAATCAGCATGGCAGGTAGGAAAGTTGTATAAGCAACAAGGCAATCACCCCCAAGCCATTACAGCTTATACCGAAGCCGTGAAGTCATTAAAGGCATTGCGAGGGGATATGGTTGCTGTCAACCCCGATGTCCAATTTTCTTTCCGCGAAAGTGTTGAGCCTGTCTATCGGGAATTAGTGAGTTTACTACTAGATGAGCAACCTACCCAACCTGCATTAACACAAGCCCGTGAATTAATTGAGTCACTCCAAGTCGCTGAACTAGATAACTTTTTCCGCGAAGCTTGTTTAGATAAAGCCCAACAAATTGATCAAGTTGACCCCACGGCAACAGTAGTTTATCCGATTATTTTAAGCGATCGCTTAGGTGTAATTTTTTCTCAAGCCGGAAAACCACTGCGTTACTACGCCACTCCCAAATCTCAAGCGGAAATTGACCAAACTCTAGAGAATTTCCTCGTTGCTCTCAACCCAGTTTCCGACTCAACCGTTCGAGAGCAATTATCCCGACAGATTTATGACTGGTTGATTCGTCCAGCAGAAGCAGATCAAGCCTTCAAAGACACTAAGACATTGGTATTTGTTTTAGATGGGCGATTGCGGAACATTCCCATGGCCGCCTTGTATGACGGTAAGCAATATCTGATTGAAAAGTATGCTGTGGCACTTTCCCCAGGATTGCAACTGATGGCGGCTCGTTCACTCCAGCAAAACCACATTGATGCAATTGTTGGCGGGATTAGTGAATCTCGTGCTGGTTTTAGTGCTTTACCCGCGGTGGAATCAGAAGTGAGGCAAATAGCCCAGAAAGTTCCATCTTCAGCCTTACTTAACCAGCAATTCACCAGTCAAGCCCTCGCCGATCAAGTGAAATCTAATAAGGCGAATGTTGTTCACCTAGCAACCCACGGACAATTTAGTTCTCGTCTCGAAGATACTTTCTTACTTACATGGGATGGACAAGTGAATGTGAAGGAATTGTCCGAACTCCTCAAAAATCGTAGTGGGAACTCATCAAAGGCGATCGAATTATTAGTACTGAGTGCCTGTGATACTGCTAGTGGAGATGATCGGGCTGCTCTGGGATTAGCTGGGTTAGCTGTCAAATCCGGCGCTCGTTCTACCATTGCCACACTCTGGCCAGTTAAAGATAAAGCCGCCCAAATGCTCATGACTCGTTTCTATGACCAACTACGGCAGCCCAAAATCACAAAGGCCGAAGCACTACGACAGGCACAAATTAACCTGATTCGCCAAACTGATTTCCGCGATCCGTTTTTTTGGTCTGCCTTTGTTTTGGTGGGAAACTGGTTGTAG
- a CDS encoding S-layer family protein, with product MKITFAHFSLIGAIYILALGNSRIQAQVIPDGTLNTAVSGSNSYTITGGTVVGNNLFHSFSQFYIPSNGSVAFSSTSGIQNIFSRVTGGDVSYINGSITTNSGVNLFLLNPAGIIFGANARLNVGGSFIGTTANSIKFADGREFGAVDTSATTLLTMSVPIGLQMGSNSGAINVYGAKLAIPARNTFALVGNNLTFDQSTITATDGKVELGSVAANNLVGLSVNTAGFSLDFNGVTQFQNINFSNAAKVDTSGNQGGAIALQGQKITLSGSSTITSHTLGTGSGQGILVKASESLELIGQPALSNTAIAAYSQPTARGRGGDVTIETPLLNVLNGAQINTRAYGIGDSGNITVKSTTVNVIGEAIYTPTKQRFSVSTLASNTMNNSQGRGGNVKIDATQVNIRDGAELRSTARGTGDGGNIIVIAKNLSVTGETATNEPAFLTGMSTSIRENATGRGGDIILNVGKLEVLNGPGIRTGTYGEGTSGDIIVNADEVTVAGSSSTGVASRFFASTNGNYDFATEKLISLGQGQGGNITFNVGQLNLLDGGRISTSTETYGTAGNISIQANSVNIAGVSQAPNGQLLYSLDATGPSGLYASSTGPGTAGSVHLTTENLSLSDHGEIVVSGKGTGNAGNMVIQANYLKLDQAGKLRSEANAGEGGNIDLQVRDVLLMRHGSFISAEAGGNGGNITINAPNIVGLENSDIIANAVQGRGGNIHITTQGIIGLKYGNLLNPREVLTNDITASSQFNVNGTVQINNIGVDPNSGLVELPKNLTDPSQQIASGCANETGSSFVATGRGGVPENPTEEIRSDRTWSDIRDISAFHKTKSVQAQIPPSPEVLIQATSWHRNANGKIELIANQSPSHVQTALTCAAVPKN from the coding sequence ATGAAAATAACTTTTGCCCACTTCAGCTTAATTGGTGCAATCTACATATTGGCTCTTGGTAACAGCCGTATCCAAGCGCAAGTCATACCTGATGGCACTCTCAACACTGCTGTATCTGGAAGTAATAGTTACACAATCACTGGTGGTACTGTTGTTGGCAATAATTTATTTCATAGCTTTAGTCAATTTTATATACCTAGCAATGGTTCTGTTGCCTTCAGTAGTACTTCTGGCATCCAAAACATTTTTAGTCGTGTGACGGGTGGTGATGTTTCTTATATTAACGGTTCCATCACAACTAATAGCGGTGTGAATCTGTTTTTACTCAACCCGGCGGGGATTATATTTGGAGCTAATGCTCGCTTAAATGTGGGTGGTTCTTTTATCGGTACAACTGCAAATAGCATCAAATTTGCTGATGGCAGAGAGTTTGGTGCTGTTGATACAAGTGCCACAACATTATTGACTATGAGTGTGCCAATTGGCTTGCAAATGGGTAGTAATTCCGGTGCAATTAACGTTTATGGGGCGAAATTAGCGATTCCAGCGAGAAATACATTTGCACTGGTGGGAAATAACTTAACTTTTGATCAAAGTACAATTACTGCTACCGATGGAAAAGTTGAATTAGGGAGTGTTGCCGCAAATAATCTGGTGGGACTGTCGGTAAATACTGCTGGATTCAGCTTAGATTTCAATGGTGTAACTCAGTTCCAAAATATCAACTTTAGTAATGCAGCCAAGGTCGATACAAGTGGAAACCAAGGTGGTGCGATCGCACTCCAAGGGCAGAAAATTACCCTGTCTGGCTCTTCAACTATTACTTCCCACACATTAGGCACAGGTTCAGGACAAGGTATTCTCGTCAAAGCTTCCGAATCTCTGGAACTAATTGGTCAGCCAGCCCTTTCTAACACTGCAATTGCAGCTTACTCCCAACCAACTGCTAGAGGAAGAGGTGGTGACGTTACCATTGAAACACCCCTGCTCAATGTTTTAAATGGCGCACAAATTAACACCCGTGCCTATGGAATTGGCGATTCCGGCAATATTACAGTCAAAAGTACAACTGTCAATGTGATTGGGGAAGCAATCTATACACCGACAAAACAGCGATTTAGTGTAAGTACCCTGGCATCCAACACCATGAATAATTCTCAAGGTCGGGGTGGTAATGTCAAAATTGATGCTACACAAGTCAACATTCGGGACGGGGCTGAATTGCGCTCTACCGCCAGAGGAACTGGTGATGGTGGGAATATTATAGTCATAGCCAAGAACTTAAGTGTGACAGGTGAAACTGCAACAAATGAACCCGCATTTTTGACAGGGATGAGTACCAGTATCCGTGAAAATGCCACAGGCAGAGGTGGAGATATAATTCTCAATGTCGGAAAATTAGAGGTCTTGAATGGCCCTGGTATTCGGACTGGTACTTATGGTGAAGGTACATCGGGTGACATTATTGTGAATGCTGACGAAGTAACGGTGGCTGGTAGTTCTTCAACTGGCGTGGCCAGCCGATTTTTTGCCTCAACAAATGGTAACTATGATTTTGCTACTGAAAAACTGATTAGTCTAGGTCAGGGACAAGGTGGCAACATTACTTTTAATGTTGGTCAACTCAACTTACTTGACGGAGGACGAATTTCTACCTCAACTGAAACCTACGGTACAGCCGGAAATATTTCTATTCAAGCCAATTCTGTTAATATTGCAGGTGTCAGTCAAGCACCAAATGGCCAACTACTTTACTCGCTGGATGCGACTGGCCCCAGTGGGTTGTATGCCTCTTCCACAGGCCCTGGTACTGCGGGTTCAGTACATCTGACCACGGAGAATTTGAGTCTGAGCGATCACGGCGAAATTGTAGTTAGCGGCAAAGGTACAGGAAATGCTGGTAATATGGTCATTCAGGCTAATTATCTGAAGTTGGATCAAGCTGGTAAGCTTCGTTCTGAAGCCAATGCAGGCGAAGGAGGTAATATTGACCTGCAAGTGCGTGATGTCTTATTGATGCGTCATGGCAGTTTTATCAGTGCAGAAGCCGGTGGCAATGGAGGTAATATTACGATTAACGCCCCCAACATTGTCGGTTTAGAAAACAGTGACATTATTGCCAATGCAGTCCAAGGAAGAGGTGGTAATATTCACATCACAACTCAGGGAATCATTGGCTTAAAGTATGGCAATCTTCTCAATCCTAGAGAAGTTTTGACAAATGACATTACCGCTAGTTCTCAATTCAATGTCAATGGCACTGTGCAAATTAATAATATTGGTGTTGATCCTAATTCTGGTTTAGTTGAATTACCTAAGAATCTCACAGACCCATCCCAACAAATTGCTAGTGGTTGCGCTAACGAGACTGGTAGTAGTTTTGTCGCCACAGGAAGGGGTGGTGTGCCAGAAAATCCCACCGAGGAAATTAGGAGCGATCGCACTTGGTCAGACATCCGCGATATCTCTGCATTCCATAAAACAAAATCAGTCCAAGCCCAAATACCACCATCTCCAGAGGTTCTCATTCAAGCCACTTCTTGGCATCGTAACGCCAACGGCAAAATTGAGTTAATTGCCAATCAATCTCCTTCTCATGTACAAACAGCATTAACCTGTGCGGCTGTTCCCAAAAATTAA